TGAACTAGGTAGTTGAGTCTGATGAATCTTTAACATTAGTGGTGCAGATGGCCTCCATTTTCAAATAATTCATGTATCCAGACATGTTAGAAGGAATAATACATTTATCTTAAACACCTCCTCTTCTTGTTCATGTGTAGTGTGGTGTGCCGTCTCACTCAAGATGaaattttatattttcacacTGAATTTTACCATGGTTTCAAGGGAAGAGCTGATGGATGTTTTGGGACGTTTCTCACTACTGTTTCTAGCTAACACTTCTATGTGTGTAGGGGTGAAGCCATACGCTTGCTCCATTTGTGACATGAGGTTTTTCCAACGGTACCACTTGGCAAGACACAGCCTCACTCACACGGGTATGGGTCCTCTATTATTTACTTACTACAGCGAAGCCCGACTACCCATTGGCCGTTCAGTTTTTGTGCAGGAGTCAATATGATGTTTACTTTGATTCCACTTCAGTCTGGATTTTGTATGAACAGGGCTTTATATATTTTCCTGTTCCAGCTTTTCCATCTACTGTTACCGCTGGGTTATTACCCAGCTTGAGTTGGAAGGATAGTTTGAATGATGTCTGAAAGTGAGCAACAgttaaataaaacccaaaacCAAACCCATGTCACTGTGTTTGGCATGTCTGGATACATAAGTGATTACTGTTCACTCTATTTAATCATATTTCTCAAAAGTCGTTCTATGTGTGTGCAGGGGTGAAGCCATATGCTTGCTCCATGTGTGACATGAGGTTTTTCCAACGATACCACCTGGCgagacacacactgacacatacGGGTACCCTTTTTTTGCTTGATTCCTCCTGCTGTAGGCCTCTAGAAATTCAACCCTGTTTAGCCATAAAAGTCTTGTAGTTATCAATGTGGAATTAGACTTCTTCTTTTTGAAAAGGAAGTAAAAGCTCATTCCTaatatcttgtttttatttctttatttacatttatgtgTATAATTTAGTTCTTATGCATCTAGGTAGTGCCGTGTATCATTTGTGTTCAGTTGTCTGGAACAGTTTACTAAAGCCTGACACTCTATACGTTTAGGGGTGAAGCCGTACGCTTGCTCCATGTGTGACATGAGGTTCTTCCAGCGTTACCATTTGGCGAGACACAGCCTCACGCATACTGGTATGCATGCATTAATTCACAATTCACATGCTGACAAACTCTCGACAACTGCAGTGGAAGTCTAATGCTAaattttccaaaacaaacattttcaattgaTTCTAGGCTTTGTTGGAAAACTGTCCACTAAAAATGAGATTATGGATTTATGCCCACTAGTGTAATGTTAGTTCTGCATGTTCAGTGTTGCATATTCAACATAACTTGTTTGAGTAATGTCTGCATGCTTTTTCCAAATGTGTCTCCTTCTTGATGTTCACTGTTAAAATGCTGAGAAATATATTTGCTTTCTTTAGGGGTGAAGCCATATGCTTGCACAATGTGTGATATGAGATTCATACAGCGCTACCAACTGGAACGACACAGCCTTACTCATACAGGTATGTTCTTTTTCATATTGCGAATGATTGCAGTCTGCACTCGTTTAGACAACTGCTCCAAAGTCAGGTGTACAGTTGTCAATGTGATGATTGTGTGCGCTGCTCAGTAGCCTCATGCTCTGTATATGCTATGGTATACAGTGCATGATGTAAATAAACTTCTATTCGTCAGGTGTGAGTCAGGTTTCAGCTTGTTGACCATTATATCTTGACATCAAATATTAATGCCCCACAACATGACGACTGCTACAGAAGGGGCTTGTTCATGAATAATTGGCAGACAGAAATTTGGTGGAGCCGATTGTGTCTACAAACTCTTTCTTTATGTGTAATTTAATTCCATTGCAGTGCTGAAACGCTGCTTGGGCTGACAGTAACTTCATATTAACTACGACACAACACTGTAGGTGCATCACATTTGATGCTAGAAGTTTATTGAATCCATGCTGCAATGATTGTGAATTGTCTCTGATGGTTCCATGTCCTCTTTCTCCTGACATTATTAATCTTTCTTGATGACATCTggttgaagtatttttgatatGGTAATATATGGACCCCCCTTTGCATACAAACTCTGTCATCTCCCTGTCTCTAGTCTCTAGTTTCTAGTATCTTTTCTATGCTGACGGTtataaagcactttgtgaacagcattctgaagtgctacataaataaattaaatacataaagCCTTACTACTATGTTTTTTATCTTTATACTTTTATGTTCACATTCAGCGTATTGTTAtcatttctttttgttctttccTAATTCAGCAGTAGATGTCTGTGTCACACAGTTTACTGAAACGGATTTTGATTGGCAGGTAATATTTAGAACTGAAAACCTGGCCGCATGAAAACAATTATAAATGCTGATTTTATTGACTCAGCATTGTAGTTTGGGCGAATGAGGCATCCAAAATAATTTAtctaatttttttattaatttttatttctttatgcCAATTCAGTTGTTCTTTGCCAATTTTTCAAACAATGCTTTACTTCTCcccttttctttcttcctgctcTGCTGGTTATTTTCATCCTTGATGTCGTTACATATACATCTTTATCGTTTATTCTTGTTGACTCGCCCCTTCTCTGTATGTAAAGAGGGTCTTTGTTAATGCATCACAACATTTGcaaaatgttttaatttcaaattcATAGTTACTAGGAGCAAATTATTACAGTTTAAATGgttggatgtttttgttttatgttcagtTATCTATCCAAGTTATCTTATGGTTTGCAATTTCATGAGCTGTTTTTCCAGCTATGGAACATTAAAATCCTAATACTCAGCTCAATCGCAAATATGCCTATAAATGTATGACATTCTGTGCAAAGCTGTTTACCAACTGCCTAAAATTGACTTTTATGGGATCAGCGTGGCAAATTTAGTCAGATATTCACATGAGCTCGAGTTTTTGTTTGGATCGGCACCAGAAATGTGGTTTATTTAGGGCTTTTTATTCTTACTGTAAACTTTTGaagtagggctgaacgattttgggaACAAATTGAATCGCGATTTATTTTGATAATATTGTGGTTCAGAATACAATTTTTGGGGGCGACGGGGTTCAGTAAGAGCATTAAATCATTCTATAGTATGGAAACACGCAATCTGATACAGTCCTCCTTCCTGTAAGCCAGGCCCACCAATTATCATGAAATGAGATGAATTGATACATGTATTGAAATTAATATCTAAAACTATTGAtctgtaaaattaaataaatgaataaacattcaaACTTTAATTGCTGTACAATATTGACTTCAAGCCTTGTACATGTAGCATAGTTATCATtcccaaaggaaaaaaaacagtgttatgGGGAAACCAATCCCCAGACATGTGGAACTTCTATTTATTCTTCTTTCGCCAAGACTTGGTACCTGGTAAGATAATGGCTGTGGTAGAAAGTTCAACAGCATATGCAGACTTTGCGCCACACTTCACATTGAGTCGTCACCATGACGATGCAGGCTGCGCTAGATACTTAACACCATGGACACTGaggaaagtgatcaaataaagatCCAACATGAGAGTCGTGTGTCGGGCAGTCTAGGTCATCTTGACTCTTGCAACCGCTCCTGCTTGGTCATCAAACGGCGCTGAGCTCACTGCACTGTGCCTCTGATGGAGCGGGTTGCCAGTTGGATTACCGCTGAAACGAGCATTACATCGTGATGTtgatttgaattgaaaaaaaatcgttCAGGCCTATTTTGAAGATATTAGATTTTGGTTTTTGGGATGGGGTATTTTGGTATCCACCAATTCTCCCAATTTGGACATTGGCTCttgacttcaataaaaaaagatgaaccTGCTTCAGACAGAAGTTTGGTACAAGCAGATGTAGACAAAAAAACTCTGACGAAATTCCTCTGCAAACAAAGCGCTGATGAGTGCATCCAAACTTTACTAAGCATTTAGTAAAGTTTAGCACCAATAGTTTTTGGCAGTTGAGTTTTTATGCTAAAGCTGGTACTTTGTGTGTATAGGGGTGAAGCCGTACGCTTGCACCATGTGTGACAAGAGGTTTTTTCAGCGCTACCACCTGGCGAGACACAACCTCACTCATATGGGTACGCCTCTGCCAATCCTAACCCTGCAGCCAGATTAGGATGTCGTTGTGTGTTTGATCTGATCTTTCGCTTGATTTTTCTGGATGAGCTACATCTTATTGTCAAATGCACTTCTGAGATTTCAATACTGTTGCGGCAAACGGCAGCAAAGATGGGGTGTCTCATTGGTTATTAACCACAGGTCAATTTCTGAAatggtgttttcattcattaccatattaatAACATTCTCGATGCTCTGCATTTAGGTGTGAAACCTTATGCTTGCAACATGTGTGACATGAAGTTTTTTCAACGTTACCACCTGGCGAGACACAGCCTCACTCATACTGGTATGGGTCCGCTCATCGTGCCCTGTGCATTCAGTTGTAGAAGTCATCGTGCACATTTCAGCTTTGTGTTCGGACTTATTAGTTTAAGAGTCAAGCATGACAGAAGGATTTACACAATGTCATTTTAGCTTGGTTatctttacatttgttttatttatgtctAAAAATGCTAAGCAGAAATAGTTTTAGTTTGCATGTCAAACATGTGGTTAATAACCAATAGGTTAGACATGTAGCCCTTCGCAAAACTCAACACAGAGGCAATACGACATTAGTAGTTAGGTGTGAAACCTTTTGCCTGCACCAGGTGTAACCAGCCAACCTCACTCATATGGTGATGTGCCAGCCTACGTTACCAGCGCGCACCTTGATCAGGTCATAAACAGGACTGTCAGATTTTCCAGTCAATTGGAAGAAGTAGAAATATCATCAGCTCATATGTGTTAAGCTGTGGATTTGAAAATGATAACGCAATCAATCAATTTGACAAGTAGAAGTTGAGCAAGTGCAATGTGGTTAACAACCCATCAACCTTTAAAATAGTCCATGACCATCATTATTagagaagaaaatatttatgttgaggAAAGAGATTCTTCGGGGAAACCGGTTGACAACACAAGGTTTGTTCAGCACTACCAGCTGGTAAACCAGCCTCACCCGTCAGTGCACCTGCCCCTCGTGATGTCCAACAAGACGCCCTTTGTTGTGATGTGCTCCGACACCAGCTGATTAAAACTGATGTCATGACAACCACACAGTGGCTGGAGTTAAATCTGATCCCTTGCCACAGGTGATCTCCGTATGAGATGAGCGAAAATGAAGCACTTAGTAAAGTGATAATATGACACATTTCGAGTGCTTTTTGAAGTTGTCCACTGTTCCTCTGCTACATAGTGTTTATTCTCAATGACGAGTAGACTCAGTGCACTTTGCCGTATGATGTagtgaaaacatgtcagaacaGTCATATTTTTCTGAATGTTTCAGGTGAGCAGCATGTGGCGCTCAAACTATAGAGTGACCTGAGAGGAGCAAAGAAGTAGCTCCAGATAGgattttgtttaattatttttatagtTTAGTTATTTTCTATAATAGAGTCATTTTAAGAACAACATGTTTCCCTCTTATTTAGAATAATTACAATCGCAAACAAAATTGGCCATGTCAGCATTAACCCAGGGTTTTGTGTTTAACTAGCGTTGGGTGTCGTTTGAGTTTTAACATTTCCGGTTCCGCATGTCGATATATTCTGGGTCAAACCAGATCAAATAACACAAAACCTTGTCAGCACGAGTAGTTTACCGTATTGCATATAACTGTCACATGAAACAAGGTCTTGTTTAGAACATGAGCTTCCCTGTCGTCCTAGGCAGCACAAGGACATTCTTCTTCTCTAGTTGCACTAATTTGTCCAACAGATTTTGAGTTAAGATTATTCAAAACAAGTGTTTCTACTGCCTCCAACAATACAAAGCATGGCTAACTGCTATCTGAGCAACGAGCAGCAAAATTAACCCATGGCCTAACCGCTGAAACACACTTGACCATTCCTTCATTTCTGTGCCATGCTGGCTCAAGGTGTTGTTCAAAGCGTCTTCGAGGACAGTGTAACTGGCAACAGGCAGCACTAGGGCTGTCCTCATCTTGTACTGCACATGCCCAACCCTAATATCTATTTACTGTGCGCATTGCTTCTATGATTATGTTACCCCATCTGCCGAAACTGATTAGAAATCCACCTGATAGCTGACATGATTAATGACCCGAACCTTAAGTCCTtgcacattttacatcagtttgagTGTGACCTAGTTATTTAAAGTGACACATTAATAGTGTCAATAAGTTTTCCCCGAGAGTCGGTTCAAAATTAATTGTGCATGATGTAGAATGCAGCAAACATTTTTGGATAAGTCAGCAAATGTGTGGTTAATAACCAATACGGTGTACTGTCAAGTGAAAATGTAGGTGATGTAATACTGCGACTCTGCGTTTAGGTGTGAAACCTTATGCTTGCACCATGTGTGACAAGAGGTTTTTTCAGCGCTACCACCTGGCGAGACACAGCCTCACTCACATGGGTATGCGCCCGCCCACCTTGCCCACGTCACTGACATCAGACTGCACCTTCAGCATGTCTTAAACACCTGCCTAGTTGTTGTTTAAAGTGAAGGCTGCGTATAGGGCCCTTTTCCTCTCAATCTGCTGAAAGCTTTCTAACAATAGGtgctgtgtgacatcatcagctcaTGCAATGTGTTTAGCTGTGGATCTGAACTgatgtttttcctcatttaaTTTGCTGAAGGttttataaaaaagaaaagcgaGTAAATACAACCCACTAATTGGAACAGCGGTGAACAACCCATCATTTCCTGATCCATGTCAATCAAACAGTAATCTCAGAGATGTATGGCCGTACCAAAGTctttgaaaataatgtattgatGCTTTGCATTTAGGTGTGAAACCGTTTGCTTGCAACATGTGCGACATGAGGTTTGTTCAGCGCTACCACCTGGCCAGACACAGCCTCACGCATACGGGTATGGGTCCGCCCACCTGCCCTTCTCACCAGTCACCACTAGGGCTTTATTTGGCGCACTCCTTCAGCCCAGTCTGGCCTGAAACATCTGATTTGATAAGTCACCTGCTAAGTTTGCTAAGTTACCTGTAAGTCCTTGGCATTgttaagttttgttttgtttgttaaagGCTTGGTACAAGTGTTTGTAAAAGGATTTATTTCACAGTTCATGTAGCATTTTAGCAATTAATAGTGTACAAGATGATACAAAGGAGAGGGCATTTGGCTATCAGAAGttgaattttcatttcaacaatATGATGTATAAATTGTTCACAATACTTGAGCTCAATTCCTGTCCTCAAATGtgtctaaaaatgttgatggagCACATCTCTGCTTAGACATAACTCAAatatacaattttttttctcatattttaatgtttttgcttttaccATCTATAGTCACACTGACATAGTTGCATGTTTCAACCGAGAGTTTTATAGTGATTGTATTTTAGTGGTACTTTGATGGGCGGGGTTAATatattgctgtgtgtgtgcgtgtgtgcagggGTGAAGCCGTATGCTTGTTCCATGTGTGACATGAGGTTTATTCAGCGTAACCACCTGGAGAGACACAGCCTCACTCATACGGGTATGAGTTCTTTTACCGTACCCTTCATGTGAGAAAGGCTCAAGCATTGAAAACTCTAGTTTGGGTTGCCAAGTCATTTGATGGGATGTTGAACCAAAAAACCCCGACTTTTGGggggctgctgtttgttttagatCTGGGCCGTGAAAAAGAAATTCCACTCTGATCTACACATAATGAGTTGATGACAAGGCCTTTAACATGATGCTGAGCTACTGGTTAGAGTTTAGCTAACTCATTGTGTAGTGTTGCTGTAGCTGTTGAAGAGGTAGACGTCAGGATAGATGTAAAACACTTCTCCTTGTTTATGTTGCCCCCTCTGCCTGAACTGATTATACATCGATGTGCTTTTTAGGAGAGAAGCCATTTGCTTGTGACATGTGTGACATGAGGTTCATCCAGCGCTACCACCTTGAGAGACACAAACGTGTCCATAGTGGGGAGAAGCCGTACCAATGTGAACGCTGCCAGCAGGTTGGTACCACATTCGTTTACTGATGTGTAAAATACATGCAAGTGACGTCATCTTCTAAATATGCTCTCTTCCTGAAGAACTTCTCGCGGACAGACCGGCTACTGCGGCATCGGCGATTGTGTCAGGGCCGCAGCGTGGCAAAGGTGGAGAACCAGCCGTGCTGCGAACCACGGCCCTACCAACAAGAGCCCCCACCCGCGCCCCCCACCTGGAGTCCTATGCACCCTGCTCCAGGTCGGCTGGCCGTCTGACATTCCCTCCCGTCCTCCACGCAAGCAGAGACGGGACAAGCAACTGGTTCTTCTCAGCTCCATGTGGAGTGGCGCCACACTCCAGCACAGTCGGATCTCTGCTCTTTGGATCGTAAATGACTGAGGGCGGTTTTTCTTTTAACGTTCAGATGTTTCTTTTGTGTGCCCTCACATATTTTTTATAAGAAGACATTTCAGTGATGTCCTTTTTTgtactttgtttatttttctggggTGGGGGATCAGTCATTTTTTACTGTTAGAATATATCTAAGTTTAGTGGTACTTGGGTAGGTCCAGCGATGGGACCTGTCCAACCTTGCagcaaaaaaaacgaaaaacaaaaaaaagatgcaaacgTGAGAAACCTTTTTTGTATTCTTACTTAATTGGCATATTTTGTCACTAAATAGTTGCCACTTAGGTCTACGTTGAACTGAAATCTCAACTATGGTCGTTTGTCCAAACCAGATCTTGTTGGCCTTCATAGGTGTCTGTGAAGCACTGTATGCTGTCACATGTTGAGACTTTCTTCTTGGCCAACGGTCTGGTCCTGGAGCAGGGTGTGTCTCTGAGCTGCTGTTCGGAAGAATCTGTAAATAACAAGGTCTTAACTGGCACAGTGGACGAGCCAACAAAAGGGTTTGTCTGCGATGCAGAACTCTGAAAAAGGACGATAGCCAAAGTCCCGGACTTCCAAGGAACGGACGGTGCTGGCGATGGGACTGGCTCCGCCCGCTCGCTTGAACAAGACACTGGTTTGATTCTCTCTCCCATGTTCTCTCATGTCGCTTGTACAGATTTCTCACGTTGTGATTTCAGTGAGGAGTGAAACAAAATCTTGTGACCTTAAACGTGCTTCTTTTGCCTCTTGCCTTTTATCTCAACTGTTTATTATTGTGGATCAGACATACTTCCCTGGAGAACATTTTCTATTGCTTTTGTCTCCTGCCAAGCCGTCACCATTACGGAATGCTGACGGCCGCCGCCGCGACACTCGAACTGAATCTCCCATCTGGAGAGCCTTTttggtgaatttttttttttttttttttggttgttgttaCTGATTAAATTTTAACACATTATagatatatatgatatatagatagatatatatgaGGAGCCCTCAGAGTCCTTGTGAGAGGTCAGTCGTGCTGAAATGTTCCCACTGCAGTGCTTGAGCCGATCACAGGCCACAGCAGAATCCACACTCTGCTGCTCACTAACAATTGCCTTCTTAATGCCGATCTTTTGTGGTTGTATAATGGATGTCTGTCATGTCAATGGGTCTAGCCTTAAATGCAGATACACAAATAATTGTGGAAGATAATGCTGTAATGAATGGTCTGTTTTAACTATGATGATCAAACAGTAGACAAAGTCTTGGACTGTCTGGAAGCGAAACGCAGCTGGAACCATTTCTGATCTTGAGCAAAAACATGCTTGTTCTGAAAATGTGTGGTGACGATGCACCAATTGGAGCCTTAGACTGAATgtggaggtgtttttttttcccttgtgtgattattcaaaatgttcaatattatttttaattgacaTTTTCTACCAATGGTACCAGCCGTACTATCCTAATGTTCAGATAAGACAGGAGTCAATGACGTGTTCTGGTAACTGCAGAAGAAACAAGCACCGTTGAGTTAAGGGCGACAGTATATACTGAATATCACGTGTCTATAACGTTGTTTTACAATTCTCAGTCTTTGTTTAAATGCAATAGAATCTTGTCGATAAGATTGAGGTGCGATGGGTCAAATTGGTGAGTCTGAGACTTAACCATTACATTTTTGATTGATCCTTGGATATATTTTCTGATACAATTGTAAACACTGgagtgaaaggaaaaaaaaaatacttcggACTGTACCACGTTAAAGATAAAGCCTGATCATTTCTCCTGCAGGACCATTTGGATCAGGACCGCCCCAGTAAATGTGCTCGATTTGGACACGGGAGCCACAAGAGAATACTGTCCTGTTCTCGTACAACGTCCCTGGTTTTGTAATAACTTCTATGGCCAATTGTACTAGACGAGCAACAGCGTATCAGTAGCTGTCACAGACTACTTCtattcttttctttccttttttttttttttttttcttagtctTGCATGCAGAGTTCCGGTCCTTGGTTAAAAAGGGATCTTGATTTTGTGTAGGAAAACGAGAAGAGTAATTTCCTAATTTAAACGCAAAAGTGACAACATTGTGAAATGGGCGAATTAAAGTGTACCCTTGTGATCCAAATAGTTTCAACTGTAAGAACAACAGGAGAGGCTTCTTACTATCATGCTAAAATAAAAGACTTTGTAATGGACTCGATGTTGACTGTGATGATTTGGGGGGTTTAAACAGAGAACTTTGGTGGAGAAATCCATCTCTAAGCactaggattaaaaaaaaaacgagcaCGTTTATTATCGCGAAACTGGACATCAACACAAGGTTGAAGctatgtttattttgctttgacAAACAAACACGATTTCTAAGAATTATTTAATTTTCAGTAAACATTCAATTGTATAGACAATTGGTGAGCTGCGACAATTGCGTTGGGTTTGGAAGGAAATTAGGCTTTTTTTATACGTGAAGTAAATGTTATTGCCGTTTAATCCTCAACCAcgaaatgtttttcaaacatttaaacaagacTCTGTTTGAAAAAGGCCGATTTATGATCAGTTAGCTAGTAAACAGCTAGTTAGCAACACTAAGAGCTGTGGGGATTGACACTCTCAGCGAAATTTAAATACAATTCCTAAGGGGTTAAAACTCCTGTAAAATCGAGAACACCTTCTCAATTTACTGGCGACGATTGTCTAAACGTATGAAGCGAGAATAATTCaagaattgtttttgttttcaagcgGCTCTGACCGCGTCAATGAGCTCCAGTCCAGTAGGTGGTGCTCACACACTTGCTTGTGAAACTGTCATTCGAATCGTTTCAAAACAGAAGAACGAAGAAAGGGAAGGAAAATATGGCTTATCTTCGAATATTGATCTAAAATATGAGTTCGTTGGGTttttatttgagaaaatacGATATACTGCGGACCTAAAATGCTGAACGGCACCTCTGCTCGGGTGAAAATGGAGGAGAGCACTCCGTCTTGTGGGGGATTTAAACCCGCAGCTGAGCTCGGCTTGTCTCCCACCGCCAGGTTTCTGCAGGTCGAGCTGGAGTTGAACCTCCTCCTTCGCCAGCTGAAGTTCAGTGACCCAGTACAGTATATTTACTCGCCGCTGGAGTACGCCTGGGACACACACCGGTGCTTCGTGGAGAAGTACTGTCGCGCCGGACAGAGCGTGCTATTCCTGGGCATGAATCCGGGACCCTTCGGCATGGCTCAAACCGGGGTGAGCGTCACTCAttgatggtgttttttgtcttcttctaaAAAGGACAAAGTCTCTTCCATAATGAACGGTCAGATACGTTCTGTTCCTGTAGTTGTctctttcattttgatttattttgtgaattTGGAGACGGGGGCTTTTTATGTCTGTGTTGtgaaatgttcaaatgaaaatagaatacattttacaaaaaaaatgcaaacataaCACAACTATTTATGATAATTTATAGTAGTAAACTACTTTGTGAGACTTTCCTCCATCTGTCAAATTTAGAAATGTGCTTTTTCCTGGTGCAGtaaatgtacagtatgtgttgTCTCAGGTCCCCTTCGGTGAGGTGAAGTCAGTGGTGGACTGGCTGCAGGTGACAGGGGAGGTCAGTCGACCTGCTGTGGAGCATCCAAAGAGAAGGATCACTGGACTGGCCTGCACTCAGAGTGAAGTGAGCGGCGCACGCTTCTGGGGATTCTTCAGGAAGCTGTGCGGTGAGCCTGAGCTGTTCTTCCGCCACTGCttcgtccacaacctctgccctCTTATCTTCATGAGTGCCAGTGGGAAGAACCTGACCCCCCCGGAGCTGCCTGCAGGTGagcgggagaagctgctgggaCTGTGTGACGCTGCTCTGTGTCAGGCCGTGCAGGCTCTGGGGGTTTCCATGGTGATCGGGGTTGGACGGGTTGCAGAGCAGCGGGCACGCCGTGCgctctctgctgcaggtgtggaTGTGCGAGTTGAAGGTGTCATGCATCCCTCACCCCGAAACCCACTGGCCAATAAAGGCTGGGAGGCTGTCGCTAGAGCCAAGCTGACAGAGCTTGGTGTGTTGACACTGCTGAGCGACACGTGAGGGTTTCTTCTTCACAATCCTGTGACTCTTTATCTTCATTCAGTGATTCCTGTTTTCAAATGAGAGACCAGAACTCTGACGCACCACTTGGAAAGACCTCCGGATTGAAAGCAATGACTCTTACAAGATTCCATTATTAGTAAGGAAATGTTAAAAGCAGGGTATTTTATCTCATTTTGTCTGTGAACATTATTTAATTCAGAATGTACGACTCTTCTCTCATCTATTCATGGATAATGTTCATTTTACCActgttttctgaagtgtttacATTTACTCACCTTTGCGAGTTGCAAAACATGATTCAAACATGATTTGAATTTGATTCAGTTGAAGTTCATAATGTTTCCACAGCGCAGTAAAACCATCCTTGTAGCAACATCACTTATTGTTCTATACTCTTGGGTGTTTCCTGGGGCCCACATGTGGCCTGCTACATCAACTTATCTGGCTCACGTGAGGTCTTTTTTGTATTGATTTCTTGGTACAATAACTTTAAGTTTGTGGACAAACTtgaagtgtgtatatatata
Above is a window of Synchiropus splendidus isolate RoL2022-P1 chromosome 6, RoL_Sspl_1.0, whole genome shotgun sequence DNA encoding:
- the znf740a gene encoding zinc finger protein ZFP2 isoform X10 → MSHLPSSSVRDHMKWAGLLGCEAVLSSMALMQASTMAAPPKKMMAPLGHGPPQREGPDRPPQGHMILPSGMSCPPLLIRKEGDFQAPRLLDEKEMRANEDMQQKKKNRKTVTPCKGTGGDENGPSSKVQKNFICDHCYGAFRSGYHLKRHILIHTGVKPFACSMCDMRFFQRYHLERHRLTHTGVKPYACSMCDMRFFQRYHLARHNLTHTGVKPYACSICDMRFFQRYHLARHSLTHTGVKPYACSMCDMRFFQRYHLARHTLTHTGVKPYACSMCDMRFFQRYHLARHSLTHTGVKPYACTMCDMRFIQRYQLERHSLTHTGVKPYACTMCDKRFFQRYHLARHNLTHMGVKPYACNMCDMKFFQRYHLARHSLTHTGVKPYACTMCDKRFFQRYHLARHSLTHMGVKPFACNMCDMRFVQRYHLARHSLTHTGVKPYACSMCDMRFIQRNHLERHSLTHTGEKPFACDMCDMRFIQRYHLERHKRVHSGEKPYQCERCQQNFSRTDRLLRHRRLCQGRSVAKVENQPCCEPRPYQQEPPPAPPTWSPMHPAPGRLAV
- the znf740a gene encoding gastrula zinc finger protein XlCGF46.1 isoform X21 produces the protein MSHLPSSSVRDHMKWAGLLGCEAVLSSMALMQASTMAAPPKKMMAPLGHGPPQREGPDRPPQGHMILPSGMSCPPLLIRKEGDFQAPRLLDEKEMRANEDMQQKKKNRKTVTPCKGTGGDENGPSSKVQKNFICDHCYGAFRSGYHLKRHILIHTGEKPYACAVCDMRFIQRYHLERHSLIHTGVKPFACSMCDMRFFQRYHLERHRLTHTGVKPYACSMCDMRFFQRYHLARHNLTHTGVKPYACSICDMRFFQRYHLARHSLTHTGVKPYACSMCDMRFFQRYHLARHTLTHTGVKPYACSMCDMRFFQRYHLARHSLTHTGVKPYACTMCDMRFIQRYQLERHSLTHTGVKPFACNMCDMRFVQRYHLARHSLTHTGVKPYACSMCDMRFIQRNHLERHSLTHTGEKPFACDMCDMRFIQRYHLERHKRVHSGEKPYQCERCQQNFSRTDRLLRHRRLCQGRSVAKVENQPCCEPRPYQQEPPPAPPTWSPMHPAPGRLAV
- the znf740a gene encoding zinc finger protein ZFP2 isoform X20 — its product is MSHLPSSSVRDHMKWAGLLGCEAVLSSMALMQASTMAAPPKKMMAPLGHGPPQREGPDRPPQGHMILPSGMSCPPLLIRKEGDFQAPRLLDEKEMRANEDMQQKKKNRKTVTPCKGTGGDENGPSSKVQKNFICDHCYGAFRSGYHLKRHILIHTGVKPFACSMCDMRFFQRYHLERHRLTHTGVKPYACSICDMRFFQRYHLARHSLTHTGVKPYACSMCDMRFFQRYHLARHTLTHTGVKPYACSMCDMRFFQRYHLARHSLTHTGVKPYACTMCDMRFIQRYQLERHSLTHTGVKPYACTMCDKRFFQRYHLARHNLTHMGVKPYACNMCDMKFFQRYHLARHSLTHTGVKPYACTMCDKRFFQRYHLARHSLTHMGVKPFACNMCDMRFVQRYHLARHSLTHTGVKPYACSMCDMRFIQRNHLERHSLTHTGEKPFACDMCDMRFIQRYHLERHKRVHSGEKPYQCERCQQNFSRTDRLLRHRRLCQGRSVAKVENQPCCEPRPYQQEPPPAPPTWSPMHPAPGRLAV
- the znf740a gene encoding zinc finger protein ZFP2 isoform X13; translation: MSHLPSSSVRDHMKWAGLLGCEAVLSSMALMQASTMAAPPKKMMAPLGHGPPQREGPDRPPQGHMILPSGMSCPPLLIRKEGDFQAPRLLDEKEMRANEDMQQKKKNRKTVTPCKGTGGDENGPSSKVQKNFICDHCYGAFRSGYHLKRHILIHTGEKPYACAVCDMRFIQRYHLERHSLIHTGVKPFACSMCDMRFFQRYHLERHRLTHTGVKPYACSMCDMRFFQRYHLARHNLTHTGVKPYACSICDMRFFQRYHLARHSLTHTGVKPYACSMCDMRFFQRYHLARHTLTHTGVKPYACSMCDMRFFQRYHLARHSLTHTGVKPYACTMCDMRFIQRYQLERHSLTHTGVKPYACNMCDMKFFQRYHLARHSLTHTGVKPFACNMCDMRFVQRYHLARHSLTHTGVKPYACSMCDMRFIQRNHLERHSLTHTGEKPFACDMCDMRFIQRYHLERHKRVHSGEKPYQCERCQQNFSRTDRLLRHRRLCQGRSVAKVENQPCCEPRPYQQEPPPAPPTWSPMHPAPGRLAV